From Thermogladius calderae 1633, a single genomic window includes:
- a CDS encoding ORC1-type DNA replication protein, which translates to MGEDVWKIIEEEVERPSIFKSKESLTPEYIPDTLPHREKELKELASYFKHLVSSPGSFSQRVLLIGGVGTGKTATARVFGRDFTRYALTKGYKVKYAHVNCHSNRTLYNVVADMSRQLNAPLPSRGLSAREMFEALLTYLDETDQYAIISLDEFHYFASLAGRDAVYFIVRAYDVFETPVKRLNFIFISQDTAKLSLLDPSLESYLLRHMIKLEPYTSAQLLDILRYRASKAFYEGTYDDTVLKFIADYEGHDKGGGGNARHAIEVLMIAGVMAENEGAKRITLEHARKAIMKISRDIVNVSEAINYSSLHELLILLAAVRLLRRTGNPYVKIGDVEKEYELVCETLGQQPRRHTQVYEYVMNLKKAGVIEAKSSGKGMKGRTTLIGINYGPLDMLEQYLLDLIKRKIAIGAT; encoded by the coding sequence TTGGGCGAGGACGTTTGGAAGATAATAGAAGAGGAAGTTGAGAGGCCGTCGATTTTCAAGAGCAAGGAGAGCCTCACACCAGAGTACATACCCGACACCCTACCCCACAGGGAGAAGGAGTTAAAGGAGCTAGCGTCCTACTTTAAGCACCTCGTATCCTCGCCTGGTAGTTTCTCCCAGAGAGTCCTCTTAATAGGCGGTGTCGGGACGGGTAAGACGGCTACCGCTAGGGTTTTCGGCCGGGACTTCACTAGGTACGCGCTAACCAAGGGCTACAAGGTGAAGTACGCCCACGTGAACTGCCACAGCAACAGGACGCTCTACAACGTTGTAGCCGATATGTCCAGGCAGCTAAACGCCCCCCTGCCCTCGAGGGGGCTGTCCGCGAGGGAGATGTTCGAGGCTCTTTTAACGTACCTGGACGAGACAGACCAGTACGCAATAATATCCTTGGACGAGTTCCACTACTTCGCAAGCCTCGCCGGGAGGGACGCTGTCTACTTCATAGTCCGGGCCTACGACGTGTTCGAGACACCTGTCAAGAGGCTAAACTTCATCTTCATCTCCCAGGACACCGCCAAGCTCTCTCTTCTAGACCCCTCGCTCGAGAGCTACCTGCTACGGCACATGATTAAGCTGGAGCCCTATACCTCGGCACAGTTACTCGACATACTGAGGTACAGGGCCAGCAAGGCGTTCTACGAGGGTACCTACGACGACACAGTACTGAAGTTCATCGCCGACTACGAGGGGCACGATAAGGGTGGGGGAGGGAACGCTAGGCACGCCATAGAAGTCCTGATGATAGCCGGCGTAATGGCCGAGAACGAAGGGGCTAAGAGGATCACGTTGGAGCACGCGAGAAAGGCGATCATGAAAATCAGCAGGGACATCGTCAACGTGTCTGAGGCGATAAACTACAGCTCCCTACACGAACTGCTCATCCTCCTCGCGGCGGTGAGACTCTTGAGGAGAACCGGCAACCCGTACGTCAAGATAGGCGATGTCGAGAAAGAGTACGAGCTGGTCTGCGAGACTCTAGGCCAGCAGCCCAGAAGACACACCCAGGTATACGAGTACGTGATGAACCTTAAGAAGGCGGGTGTAATAGAAGCAAAGTCTAGCGGGAAAGGTATGAAAGGTAGGACGACACTTATAGGGATAAACTACGGCCCCCTAGACATGCTCGAGCAGTACCTCTTGGACTTGATCAAGAGGAAGATCGCGATTGGTGCGACTTAG
- a CDS encoding right-handed parallel beta-helix repeat-containing protein, which yields MTCVLPAALSGPLSVHATLSNTPPSSCDNGVGLAVVNAVGVVISGHNMTNCLYGVYIANSSHVTVRDLFVSDNVVAVVVVNSQDISIVDTVAVRSLTGVEIVNSSVTIYNSTVESNMDGVVVLASPNFTMHGTIVAYNTVGLRAYNTSGGLVYGNAFINNVQQVALENSVLQWNSTYYGNYWSDYKGVDADGDGVGDQPYTIDEYNVDWKPLVRYPPLIGGQVNTSTTTTTTTPPVTETTTTATTTTAPTTTSTTVPTESAHTTTATTTTGTTTTIFSTTTTAPPFSSTPVHTTVTTALPTPPWSSTTSGGERTSTSSLQSTTTSTTTQPRYTAYSTSTTLQSSPWTQQSTPQTTAPATSPENPGATTLQPSQVAAYLALGLALLVVVLIARSVTRVRRR from the coding sequence GTGACCTGCGTACTACCCGCTGCTCTCTCGGGCCCCCTTTCAGTCCACGCAACTCTTAGCAATACCCCGCCCAGCTCTTGCGATAACGGGGTTGGTCTCGCCGTCGTTAACGCTGTTGGAGTAGTGATAAGTGGACACAATATGACAAATTGCCTCTACGGCGTGTACATTGCTAACTCGAGCCACGTTACCGTCCGGGACCTCTTCGTCTCAGACAACGTTGTAGCAGTTGTCGTAGTGAACTCCCAGGACATCTCCATCGTGGACACAGTTGCGGTGAGGAGTCTAACCGGGGTCGAGATCGTTAACTCTAGCGTCACAATCTACAATTCTACGGTCGAGTCGAACATGGACGGGGTTGTCGTCTTAGCCTCCCCTAATTTCACCATGCACGGCACCATAGTAGCTTATAACACCGTGGGGTTGAGGGCCTACAACACCTCGGGCGGGTTGGTTTACGGGAACGCCTTTATCAACAACGTACAGCAAGTGGCGTTAGAGAACAGCGTTCTCCAGTGGAATAGCACCTACTACGGGAACTACTGGTCGGACTACAAGGGGGTAGACGCCGATGGAGACGGTGTAGGCGACCAACCCTACACCATCGACGAGTATAACGTGGACTGGAAGCCTCTCGTGCGATACCCGCCGTTAATCGGAGGGCAGGTCAACACGAGCACGACCACAACCACCACTACACCACCTGTTACCGAGACAACAACAACGGCGACCACGACAACGGCGCCTACCACGACGAGCACAACGGTCCCCACCGAGAGCGCTCACACTACGACGGCTACAACGACCACGGGTACCACTACAACTATATTCTCCACAACCACTACCGCACCGCCGTTCTCGTCTACCCCGGTTCATACAACGGTAACAACTGCACTGCCAACACCTCCTTGGTCGTCAACCACCAGCGGGGGTGAGAGAACAAGCACGAGCAGTCTACAGAGCACGACCACCTCTACGACAACGCAACCAAGATACACGGCGTACAGCACTTCTACCACTCTTCAGAGTTCGCCGTGGACCCAGCAGAGTACTCCGCAGACTACTGCCCCTGCAACGAGCCCTGAGAACCCGGGTGCTACGACCCTCCAACCTAGCCAAGTAGCTGCCTACCTGGCCTTGGGCCTAGCCTTACTAGTCGTTGTTTTAATAGCGAGAAGTGTTACTAGAGTTCGGAGGAGGTAA
- a CDS encoding HD domain-containing protein produces the protein MSSRDELDKLLALYNIPRAGWLIRGVPAAFAEDVASHSYLVAVLALRIAHEARGCGGGIDEGKALTMALIHDLPEALTGDIPRPVKERLGDVVGRLEEEALGKLGFEYLKDLYAEMESATSVEAILVKIADDLATYLRAVSYLNNGFEGVRDIVENTRSNVMSLVPRLPGGLRECVQKYVASLLEYKAR, from the coding sequence TTGTCTAGTAGAGACGAGTTGGACAAGCTACTGGCCTTGTACAACATCCCCAGGGCTGGGTGGCTGATCAGAGGTGTGCCAGCCGCCTTCGCCGAGGATGTGGCTTCTCACTCGTACCTCGTAGCTGTCCTAGCTCTGAGAATCGCGCACGAGGCTAGAGGCTGCGGTGGGGGGATCGACGAGGGTAAGGCCTTGACCATGGCCTTAATACATGACTTGCCCGAGGCGCTCACCGGCGATATACCGAGGCCCGTGAAAGAGAGGCTGGGAGACGTGGTGGGGAGACTAGAGGAGGAGGCCCTGGGTAAGCTTGGCTTCGAGTACCTCAAAGACCTGTACGCGGAGATGGAGTCGGCTACTAGTGTCGAAGCCATACTCGTCAAGATAGCAGACGACCTGGCCACCTACCTGAGAGCCGTGTCCTACCTCAACAACGGGTTCGAGGGGGTAAGGGACATCGTCGAGAACACGCGGTCTAACGTGATGAGCCTGGTACCGAGGCTTCCCGGAGGGTTAAGGGAGTGCGTGCAGAAATACGTCGCAAGCCTACTGGAATACAAAGCCAGGTGA
- the rpiA gene encoding ribose-5-phosphate isomerase RpiA, producing MIGVETEVAKRNAAYRAVDIVLERGYKLIGVGTGSTVEKFIEELSKRLGAREGVLFVPSSISTALLLRREGFRVLDASTVDFVEVYVDGADEVSEDGSMIKGGGAAMTLEKILAYSSLFNVFIVDYTKKVKRLGERHPLPVEVVPQALNIVLRKLKSMGLEADVRVSGRGKYGPVVSDLGGVIVDVRVPEKADLNELSETIESIPGVVSTGFFKGFTDLLIVGYSDRVEELRFTRKKGVHLAE from the coding sequence GTGATCGGTGTGGAGACCGAGGTGGCGAAGAGGAACGCCGCGTATAGGGCTGTCGATATCGTCCTAGAGAGAGGGTACAAGCTTATCGGCGTCGGTACGGGGAGCACGGTGGAAAAGTTTATCGAGGAGCTCTCGAAGAGGCTCGGAGCTAGGGAAGGCGTCCTCTTCGTGCCGTCCTCTATTAGTACAGCACTCTTATTGAGGCGAGAAGGGTTCAGAGTCCTAGACGCCTCGACCGTGGACTTTGTAGAGGTATACGTCGACGGGGCCGACGAGGTCTCGGAGGACGGCTCGATGATCAAGGGCGGTGGCGCGGCCATGACTCTCGAGAAAATACTGGCATACAGCTCGCTGTTCAACGTCTTCATAGTGGACTACACTAAGAAGGTCAAGAGGCTCGGCGAGAGACACCCACTACCAGTCGAGGTCGTCCCGCAGGCGCTCAACATCGTGTTACGCAAGCTTAAGTCGATGGGCCTCGAGGCGGATGTCCGCGTATCTGGGAGAGGCAAGTACGGCCCCGTGGTCTCGGACTTGGGGGGCGTCATCGTCGATGTGAGAGTGCCCGAGAAAGCGGACTTGAACGAGCTGTCTGAGACAATAGAGTCGATACCAGGAGTTGTGTCGACCGGGTTCTTCAAGGGGTTTACCGACCTGCTAATAGTAGGGTACAGTGACAGGGTCGAGGAGTTGAGGTTTACCAGGAAAAAAGGTGTTCACCTGGCTGAGTAG
- a CDS encoding peptide-N4-asparagine amidase → MRRILIVIALGLLLVAVLQALPVSSSVQPDTRLRSLAVSPLSERVVQQAYAVPIIPPGYSLYAGFDSRPGVNTQGFWSWQDYPGYVPSVQPVEVPILVNAASNNLSDPNYPPVPSTAVVSLPSGSFSKILLRVNVTLQSAVPGRPGVNYDRALWIFVDGIPLLIGTTAQRFNYTLVADVTYLYPVLVGGSHNFTMILNNWVIPSLGLTGYFVVNASLLYYPGTPPPDVPDAVLPLWNTSGIAWVTLNTRQPVAWQVVNIPSNAVQAFLYLYAEGASYDEFWWTNIPTDRFIMVYSDGRLVAVTQAFPYIYTGGVLPFLWRPVPAIDTYAFHPFVVDVTPYLPFLVGTHNLSITVSNNMNYWLVGGSIALKLSSQSVSYTFLGDNPVFSRVENQLSVAGGVVYTVTSSYVNTARLSITVGGSTYTYITDYYVYASGSQAYSDVWWNTTLNQVWGFKSRWGTNFAARTESSSIRMNYYEIVVPQGDISKATVSSPVPAQDVMRVFVSHSYESTYATNLYGYPVTAYMKQSVSAYGGMVANLLYVSPTGAIITSISSVSAKNTKSEYYDLKLGASLLYRFNRLTVGSTTYPPLVYALERDVVGVVNNWW, encoded by the coding sequence ATGCGGAGAATTCTAATAGTAATAGCGCTGGGTCTCCTCCTGGTAGCCGTCCTGCAAGCCCTCCCCGTCTCTAGCAGTGTACAACCGGACACTAGGTTAAGGAGCCTTGCGGTGTCCCCTCTCTCAGAGAGGGTTGTTCAGCAGGCCTACGCGGTGCCGATCATACCCCCAGGCTACTCGCTGTACGCCGGGTTCGACAGTAGACCTGGCGTCAACACGCAGGGCTTCTGGAGCTGGCAGGACTACCCCGGCTACGTCCCCTCAGTCCAGCCCGTCGAAGTCCCGATACTGGTAAACGCTGCCTCAAACAACCTCTCAGACCCCAACTACCCGCCAGTCCCCTCAACAGCTGTAGTGAGCCTCCCGTCGGGTAGCTTCTCAAAGATCCTGTTGAGAGTCAACGTCACGCTACAGAGCGCTGTCCCCGGTAGGCCCGGGGTCAACTACGACAGAGCTCTCTGGATATTCGTGGACGGCATACCTCTATTAATAGGGACTACGGCCCAGAGATTCAACTACACGCTAGTCGCGGATGTGACGTACCTGTACCCAGTCTTGGTGGGCGGGTCTCACAACTTCACAATGATACTCAACAACTGGGTCATACCCAGTCTAGGGCTGACAGGGTACTTTGTGGTCAACGCTAGCCTACTCTACTACCCCGGGACACCGCCGCCAGACGTCCCCGACGCGGTCCTACCTCTCTGGAACACCTCCGGGATAGCGTGGGTCACGCTGAACACCAGGCAACCGGTCGCGTGGCAGGTCGTCAACATACCGTCCAACGCTGTTCAGGCCTTCCTCTACTTGTACGCCGAGGGCGCGTCGTACGACGAGTTCTGGTGGACGAACATACCCACGGACAGGTTCATAATGGTCTACTCCGATGGTAGGCTGGTCGCGGTGACACAGGCGTTCCCATACATCTACACGGGAGGGGTACTGCCATTCCTCTGGAGACCTGTGCCCGCTATCGACACTTACGCCTTCCACCCGTTTGTGGTCGACGTTACGCCTTACCTACCGTTCCTGGTGGGGACGCACAACCTGTCAATAACCGTGAGCAACAACATGAACTACTGGCTTGTAGGCGGGTCCATAGCCCTCAAACTCTCTAGCCAGAGCGTCTCCTACACGTTCCTAGGCGACAACCCCGTGTTCTCTCGCGTTGAGAACCAGCTCAGCGTAGCTGGAGGCGTAGTCTACACTGTAACGTCGAGCTACGTCAACACGGCTAGACTCAGTATAACAGTGGGCGGATCGACGTACACTTACATAACAGACTACTACGTCTACGCCTCGGGGAGCCAGGCCTACAGCGACGTCTGGTGGAACACGACGCTAAACCAGGTCTGGGGGTTCAAGAGCAGGTGGGGGACGAACTTCGCGGCGAGGACCGAGAGCTCCTCTATAAGAATGAACTACTACGAAATAGTGGTCCCGCAAGGTGACATAAGCAAGGCGACAGTAAGTAGCCCTGTGCCCGCGCAGGACGTGATGAGGGTGTTCGTCTCCCACTCGTACGAGTCGACATACGCAACCAACTTGTACGGCTACCCCGTTACAGCGTACATGAAGCAGTCCGTGTCCGCCTACGGGGGCATGGTCGCTAACCTGCTGTACGTATCGCCTACAGGCGCAATTATAACGTCTATTTCGAGCGTGTCAGCGAAGAACACCAAGAGCGAGTACTACGATCTCAAGCTCGGGGCAAGCCTGCTGTACAGGTTTAACAGGCTAACAGTAGGCTCCACCACGTACCCGCCACTAGTCTACGCGCTCGAGAGGGACGTTGTAGGGGTAGTTAATAATTGGTGGTAA
- a CDS encoding haloacid dehalogenase translates to MKASREILRYSTEATRLIHAGDLPRALENIRRAGDVYISLGSVLAEHPDILYSGILQGALVEYVEAYMTYYAITEGRVPSRAEIGVDHVSYLLGLADFIGELKRHALDLLLIGKLEEAERVLRLMKYVYDNLRKVSFPDALLPGFRHKIDTARRLIETTQELLIYSKNARLAAGALSK, encoded by the coding sequence TTGAAGGCTTCTAGGGAGATACTGAGGTACTCGACCGAGGCCACCCGCCTAATACACGCAGGCGACCTGCCGCGGGCTCTCGAGAACATCAGGAGAGCCGGGGACGTCTACATCAGCTTGGGTAGCGTGCTGGCGGAGCACCCCGACATACTATACAGCGGAATATTGCAGGGGGCGTTAGTCGAGTACGTAGAGGCGTATATGACCTACTACGCGATAACCGAGGGCAGAGTGCCGAGCAGAGCCGAGATCGGCGTAGACCACGTCTCGTACCTGCTAGGGCTGGCGGACTTCATCGGCGAGCTCAAGAGGCACGCCCTCGACCTGCTACTCATAGGCAAACTCGAAGAGGCGGAGAGGGTCCTCCGCTTGATGAAGTACGTTTACGACAACCTGAGGAAGGTCAGTTTCCCGGACGCCCTTCTCCCCGGCTTCAGGCATAAGATAGACACTGCTAGGAGACTCATCGAGACGACGCAAGAGCTCCTCATATACTCCAAGAACGCTAGGTTAGCAGCAGGGGCTCTCTCCAAGTAG